CTTATATTccagctccagagatcctgccACCAACGCACATACCTCAGCAGAATCCCTACTCTCTCAGCTCTCCACCGCAGACATTCCCTCTGTCAGGACCCACATATACAAAGGTAGATATAAGCTAATCAGTGACTTGTGTGGACTGtgtttgtcagatacctgattAACTCTTTTGAgttaatgaaattacatttaaaagcaCCAGTTACAAGCCTTAAATGCAAACATCGTGAATGAAGCGGAAGTTTataatcaggattttttttttccttctctcttcagCCTCCTCACACACAGATTCAAGGGCCTCTACCTCCAGCCACCACTACTGGAGCAATAGTCCCCGCAGGTCCCATGATGCCATACAACTACAACATCTACGAACCTGTTCAGCCTCATTGGTTCTACTGCAAGCAAGTAGAGTCAAAGAGCGTCTGGCTTCCTTTCAGTATCATTGACTCCCTTCAGCTAGAGGAGACATACAACTCAGGTATGATGACATACAATGCGCGGTCATTTATGAGTGTTTTTATCCAGAGAAACCTGAATATCTAACCTTTGCAATGCTGGTGCTCTCACAGCTCAGTGAAACTGTGATCTGCTCTAAAGTTGTTGTGGCCTTTTTGTTATTCCAGTTCAACCAGACCCAGAAAATGTGATTGTGCGAACAGATGGAGGGCGTTACGACGTGCAGCTCTATGACCGCATGCGGACTGCAGTGTACTGGGAGGAGGACCCTACAGAGGTCCGGCGCTGCACCTGGTTCTACAAAGGGGATACGGATAGTCGCTTTATCCCTTATTCTGAAGAGTTTAGTGACAAGCTGGAGGTTTGTGTCACCTCTGCATTTGACCAGGAATAGATGTTGCGTTAGTAAAATGTGGGACAGCTTTTTTCCTGACATTGTTACTCCCAGTcaaacatttgtaattttcatcCAGTTCTTACATTGACTCTGATGCGCAATTTTGTGTTGTAAATCACTGTATATACTTGCGTTTTCACACACAGGTGGAATATAAGAAAGCTGTATCTACCAACCAGTGGCACCGTAGACTGGAGTTCCCCTCAGGAGAAACCATTGTCATGCATAATCCAAAGGTAAACCTTTTTCTGATTAGTGCTAAGTGGTCATTTTGGGATGATTAATCCTATATAGTGTCATTCAATGAGTGGTAACGATTGTCCTCTTTACTTCTTAAGGTGATTGTGCAGTTTCAGCCCTCCTCCATGCCGGATGAGTGGGGCACAACTCAGGACGGGCAGACCAGGCCCAGAGTGGTGAAGAGAGGGATTGATGATGACCATGATGAAGTGCCTGATGGTAGTAAAGCTCCTCTTGTTAATATAAACTAAGTAtaggaaaaaacatgaaactcaGCTTGTACTGTGCCATTTTAGACCCCCTGTGTAAACGGATAGTACCAGAGAAAAATAGATTGTCAGAACATTACAAAGTGAAATGAGGCATTTCAAAGGACATTAGAGGAAGTGCCAGCCGTCATAatctgtttttagaaaatttaattcatatttaactGTGACACGTATTTTAACTTCTGGCTGTAAATGTTACGCAACTTAATTATAATTGAACACAGTTCAGATTTTTGGTGCATGTTAAGATGTCAGCAGTAATTGACTGTGTAGGTCAGCGAGTAAAATCAAATTCAACATTTCCATCATGTGCACCTTTTCCAGGGGAGCTCCCCAAGGTGGATCATCTTGTGTTCATGGTTCATGGAATCGGTCCTGTGTGTGACCTGAGGTTTAGGAGCATGGTCGAGTGTGGTGAGCACCGTACAGTCATGCTGTTTGCCCGTATTGGTGTACCCTCCATGGGGACATTATGTATGAAATAAACTATACAAATTCTTGTGCCTTCAGTGGACGACTTCCGTAATGTCTCACTGAAGCTGCTGCACAGTCACTTTAAGAAATCGATGGATGAACACGCCATCAGCAGGGTGGAGTTCCTACCTGTCCAGTGGCACACGGCTCTACACGGAGACGCCACCGGGGTGGACAGGTGAGGGGAGGCAGGTTTACACAGACGGAGGCATTTTTTTGATCATAATCAGTCCTGACACCAAAGGAAGTCATATAAATCTATAGTAATTCCCTAAATATCAGGACGTTTTTTTGAAAGTACCTTAATCGACCTTGACAAACCAACCATTAGGATCAAGTCACAACATTCATTAATTGTGTAGAAGGACATAATTTTTAAGGAAGACTggacttttttctgtttctcttattGTTAAATACTATCATACTGAAACCAACAAtgcatttgtctgtctttcaatACTTTCGGACTTAAAATaggctcagtaattttcctATGTAGTTGGCCGCTGCAGTTTTTAGCCAGCATTACTCAAACAAGGGggaaaataatgcatttgttggggactattttcagctgcagattaatacTAATGCGGTGCTCCAGTGATGCTATTTATAGCAGTAGGACAGCATGTGATTGAGTCAAAAGAAactagtgtttgtgtttttggtaatGAAAGAAGATGTCACCCAGCACAACAATGTAACTCATGtgcttttacagtttttggacaacaatggatctctgtggcacagaggaataacaCAGACAACACTTTTTAGAAGATAAATCtaatgttggttttggtcttttcataggatttgttaATAAGAAAAACGTAGAATGTCACCAGACTTGTCCTTTAAAAGACTAATAATTTAATCGACTTAattaattatacatttattactCTTTGTAGGAGGATAAAGAAGATCACCTTGCCCAGTACTGGACGGTTACGGCACTTTACAAATGAGACTTTGTTAGATGTGCTTTTCTACAACAGTCCCACTTACTGCCAGACCATCATGGACACAGTTGCCCTAGAGATTAACAGACTTTATGCCCTGTTCAAGAAGAGGAACCCAGACTACAGAGGAGGAATATCAATGGCTGGACACAGTTTAGGTACTACACCAGTTCAGTAGCGTCAGCACCTCTggtctctgttttctctgctgtttttcaccTACACTGTATTGTTTCTCTCCTTTGAACACGCAGGTTCCCTGATTCTCTTTGACCTGCTTTCAAATCAGAAGAATGGCTGTCCTGCACCAGCCATGCCAGTCATGCCCACTTCTAATGGAGACACTAAACAGGTCATACACCAGTTAATTGAATTAATCAAAGATAGACAGTAGCATGTCTATTATCCTGCGGATCAGATTTTGCAGTTAAGAGACAGTTTATTTCCCCACTGGATTGTAATGCACGTAATAATTGATCGTAAAAGTTTTCAGATGTCTGGCATTTTGATGTACATAATGGATTGTATCAAAATAATGTTGAAGTACATCATTGCAAGCTCTGCTTCTCATGTTAGGTGGCAGTCGCTGTTGTGCAGGGAGGTAATACCGTCACTCCTCCAGCTGTAGGAGAAGAGGCTaaagaagatggagaggagTTTGAGGATCTTTCGGCTATGCTGGAACATCTGGGCCTGTCTGAGTACAAGAGTACTTTTGATGAGGAGAAGATTGACATTGAATCTTTtgtaagaataaaaaacacctttcctttttataaaggaatgatttttttttctttttcttttttttctcaaaagtgtTACCTTACACAGTAAGTCCAAGCATTTTGGGgtcttcaaaatgtattttaaaagtaaaataacgTAAGAACACTGGTTTGTAAGAAATATAGATCTTGGTCTTAATAGCTGATAATATATAAAAGTCTGGAAAGTAAATTAATATCAGCTGGGTTTTCTGATGTTATTCTTAGAAGATAGGGTGGCTGCTTAATTTTGTCCCTTTCTCTTGTACCTTAAGCTCATGTGCACAATTGAGGACCTGAAAGAGATGGGAATCCCACTGGGTCCCAGGAAAAAAATTGCCAAGTTTGTCAAAGAAAGAGTGAATAAGCAGGTAAGCTTGTCTCTTGAGTATGTGTGCAACTTGCAAACCAGCGGTGATAACTAAcacgctctttttttttctttttcttttggcccTGTCACGCTTTCATGTACACAGGCTGCACGTCAGGCAGCCCAGGAGAAGAAAGCAGAAGAGGTCAGTCAGGTTGCGGCACCCGCAGCTGCAGCTGAAGCTCTCCCGGATCCCGCTGTAAAGAAGCTTCCTGTGGGCAACACTGTCTCCTCCATCCACGTCAACTACAATTACTTTGAAGTTGGCACTGGACAGGTAAATGtgacttcaaacaaaaacaaggataATGTTAAAGTTGCTAAAGATTCTGAATTTGAGGGGACATTTCATAACTTAATAACTTTATCAATGTTTTGTTCTGCAGGTTTCAGTCGTCTACCACGCTCTGGACTTCGAGCCAGTGAATTTCTTCGCTTTGGGTTCTCCAATTGGCATGTTCCTGACGGTGCGAGGACTGGAGAAGATTGAGGAGACGTACCAGCTGCCCACATGCAAGGGATTCTTCAATATTTACCATCCGGTATGCAGCTCCTGCAACCTGTGCATCCTGAAGGAATTACTGCTAATTAAGCTACAGATGCTCAAAAGTTATTTGCCTACTTGACTTGTagcatgtttttattctttttggtTGCAAGACTGTACATTTTCCAGTCTGCAAAGGCATTTTATTCAGTCACGATCAGCTATAATTCTTAAAATGAGTCTTTTCATATTAGTTTGTTATACTTTTAATGTTGTCACATAAACATAAGTAATTTCCCGTTAACCCTCCTTGCCCAGACattattttgcatgaaaatacaGATCAAAATATGATGAAAGCAAAGTAGCTTAGTCACCGTATGCACTACCCTCTGAcagtttcctctctttcttttagtTGGACCCTGTGGCATACAGGATTGAGCCCATGATAATGCCAGACTTGGACTTGAAGCCTGTTTTGATCCCTCATCACAAAGGAAGGAAGAGGCTTCATCTTGGTACAACACTCACTCATTATTTTCTCTTAAATTTCTGCTTCCATCACCCCAGATAACTAGACCACTGTTGTCATAATGCTTATAACATATTTGATGAGCTACAAGTGAATAAAGTATGTCATAATTTAATACTAAATGTTGACCGAGTTGTTACATGTTTACATAAGAACCTAAACCGAGTTATTGACTAGTGCTAGTGCATGTTGTGTCCTCAGTTCAGTCCTCTCTGCCCCGTATGGGTGGGGTGCCCTAATTTGCCTGGTGGCAAATTACAAAGAACCTATTCTTACATTGAAATTGCTATGGCGcaataaaatggcaaaacagacagaacagtGATTTGCTCTTGCCTCTGCAGAAAAATATAAGCTGCAGGTCCATTTGAAGTttctctttttggttgttttttagATTGAAATTTTAACATTAGGAAGAGGACAATGTGGAGAatcagagttgttttttttctgtttcagtttttatacaACAGATGTCTaataattgtttaagtaatacgtttgtcagtttttttttctgcatagaTATATTTTGGAGAGGCAAAAATTGGTTTTGGttctaatttgaaaaaaaaagctttttcatgAAGATGGATAAAGTAATGGATGTCTCTGCGTTTCAGAGCTGAAGGAGAGTCTCTCCAGGATGGGCTCGGACCTGAAGCACGGTTTTATCAGCTCCCTGAGGAGCGCCTGGCAGACGCTCAACGAGTTTGCTCGTGCTCACACCTCCACCGCCCAGCTTCAGGCCGAGCTGGCCATTGTGGCCAATCAGATCGAAGAACAGGAGAAGCAAGCAGAGGAGGGTGAGTTTCTCTGATTTGTGACTCTCCACTCAAGTCATTTCTGTATTGTGGGAGATTAATTACCCCATTCGGATTTGTCGCAGAGCATAAGATCCCAGAGAGCCCTGAGCCACAAAAAGAAGAGGAGCCTCAGGTGAAGGTCGGGATGTTGAACGGAGGGCATCGCATCGACTACGT
This region of Xiphias gladius isolate SHS-SW01 ecotype Sanya breed wild chromosome 11, ASM1685928v1, whole genome shotgun sequence genomic DNA includes:
- the LOC120796221 gene encoding SEC23-interacting protein, which codes for MADRKNNNVPNTGANLLFSAAPEFNFNLPFMPVSQATGPAVLSGDDNTDVGEEDIFLGQTSGNGPAPSTFNYFSSPVTSSDPFASIGQLPCPPPALSVAPTTTGPVSVPSSVSMAPPPPTGSQMNPAPLAFGGAVYQTPMGRHTPPPTTMTPPPPQMQPQSHNPYRHTPTSSRASPYIPAPEILPPTHIPQQNPYSLSSPPQTFPLSGPTYTKPPHTQIQGPLPPATTTGAIVPAGPMMPYNYNIYEPVQPHWFYCKQVESKSVWLPFSIIDSLQLEETYNSVQPDPENVIVRTDGGRYDVQLYDRMRTAVYWEEDPTEVRRCTWFYKGDTDSRFIPYSEEFSDKLEVEYKKAVSTNQWHRRLEFPSGETIVMHNPKVIVQFQPSSMPDEWGTTQDGQTRPRVVKRGIDDDHDEVPDGELPKVDHLVFMVHGIGPVCDLRFRSMVECVDDFRNVSLKLLHSHFKKSMDEHAISRVEFLPVQWHTALHGDATGVDRRIKKITLPSTGRLRHFTNETLLDVLFYNSPTYCQTIMDTVALEINRLYALFKKRNPDYRGGISMAGHSLGSLILFDLLSNQKNGCPAPAMPVMPTSNGDTKQVAVAVVQGGNTVTPPAVGEEAKEDGEEFEDLSAMLEHLGLSEYKSTFDEEKIDIESFLMCTIEDLKEMGIPLGPRKKIAKFVKERVNKQAARQAAQEKKAEEVSQVAAPAAAAEALPDPAVKKLPVGNTVSSIHVNYNYFEVGTGQVSVVYHALDFEPVNFFALGSPIGMFLTVRGLEKIEETYQLPTCKGFFNIYHPLDPVAYRIEPMIMPDLDLKPVLIPHHKGRKRLHLELKESLSRMGSDLKHGFISSLRSAWQTLNEFARAHTSTAQLQAELAIVANQIEEQEKQAEEEHKIPESPEPQKEEEPQVKVGMLNGGHRIDYVLQEKPIESFNEYLFALQSHLCYWQSEDTALLILKEIYTTMGIHPEQIAH